One region of Opitutaceae bacterium genomic DNA includes:
- a CDS encoding FAD-dependent oxidoreductase — protein MFTFSKSIPTYGEFDLVVVGSGSSGATATIAAARAGVRTLLIEKLPFLGGTSTAVLDTFYGFYTPGKTNRRVVGGIPDDLVAEMRAIGLVIERPNTFGAGTGITYHPDELKIAWERLVRRAGAHVLLHATVQDVVRSGNRFEALVVATKSGLQLVRAGTFIDASGDADLCAFGGVPFELAGAEAPAQTLTTSFRVANVDMAQRRTINKDRLHALMAEAASALGYKLPRREGSDHITPVEGMTATIMTRLNSVERRADGSVINATDPDLLTRAEMDGREQALEYIRFLHDRVPGYEHARLATFGPQIGVRETRRVQGLYRLTREDVLGARQFDDQIGLCGAPIEDHHDGDGTRWSYLPDGQCVGIPYRTLVPKGVDNLAVAGRCFSATHDAHASVRSMGQCMVMGQAAGAAASLIAGSRGAFADLDPAHLRSTLRSQGAILE, from the coding sequence ATGTTCACGTTCTCAAAGTCCATTCCGACCTACGGTGAATTCGACCTTGTGGTTGTGGGGTCCGGTTCCTCCGGAGCCACCGCAACCATCGCGGCCGCACGCGCAGGCGTTCGCACGCTCCTGATCGAGAAACTTCCATTCCTCGGGGGAACATCCACCGCCGTGCTCGACACCTTCTACGGATTTTACACTCCGGGAAAAACCAACCGCAGGGTTGTCGGCGGAATCCCCGACGATCTGGTCGCCGAAATGCGCGCAATCGGCCTGGTGATCGAACGGCCCAACACTTTCGGCGCCGGCACGGGCATCACCTATCACCCGGATGAACTCAAGATCGCCTGGGAGCGCCTGGTCCGCCGAGCCGGGGCCCATGTCCTGCTGCACGCCACCGTGCAGGATGTCGTCCGCAGCGGGAATCGCTTCGAGGCTCTCGTCGTTGCAACGAAATCCGGCCTTCAGCTCGTTCGGGCGGGCACATTCATCGATGCATCGGGCGACGCCGATCTCTGCGCATTCGGAGGCGTGCCCTTCGAACTCGCCGGCGCGGAGGCCCCCGCGCAAACGCTCACCACCTCCTTCCGTGTCGCCAATGTCGATATGGCGCAGCGGCGCACCATCAACAAGGACCGCCTGCACGCCCTCATGGCCGAAGCCGCATCAGCACTCGGTTACAAGCTCCCGCGCCGGGAGGGCTCCGACCACATCACGCCCGTCGAAGGCATGACTGCCACGATCATGACGCGCCTCAATTCGGTCGAGCGCCGCGCCGACGGCTCGGTGATCAATGCCACCGATCCGGATCTCCTCACGCGCGCCGAGATGGACGGACGCGAGCAGGCTCTCGAATACATCCGATTCCTGCACGACCGCGTGCCCGGCTACGAACACGCCCGCCTCGCCACTTTCGGTCCGCAGATCGGCGTGCGCGAAACCCGCCGCGTTCAGGGTCTCTATCGCCTCACCCGCGAGGATGTGCTCGGCGCACGCCAGTTCGACGACCAGATCGGGCTTTGCGGCGCGCCCATCGAGGATCACCACGACGGCGACGGCACGCGATGGTCCTACCTTCCGGACGGCCAGTGCGTTGGCATCCCGTATCGCACGCTCGTGCCAAAGGGCGTCGACAATCTCGCGGTGGCCGGCCGCTGCTTCTCCGCGACCCACGACGCCCATGCCAGCGTGCGCTCAATGGGACAATGCATGGTGATGGGGCAGGCCGCCGGAGCGGCCGCATCCCTGATCGCAGGCTCGCGCGGAGCCTTCGCGGATCTCGATCCGGCGCACCTCCGCTCCACCCTCCGTTCGCAAGGCGCCATTCTCGAATGA
- a CDS encoding sulfatase-like hydrolase/transferase, with translation MRLLRSAGVLLGILLFLGAHAADRPNIIFILTDDLGYGDLSCFGQTRFKTSALDRMAAEGTRLTNHYAGAPVCAPSRASLLLGVHQGHANVRDNQFDKALENNHTLATVLRQAGYATMAIGKWGLHGQPVGGGPTGADPHAPAHPLNRGFDHFYGVLRHIDGHEHYPKEAPYFAAKAKVRGPVFVWDDRTDVRSDLDRCYTTDLFTARAKKYISEHAAASREKPFFLYLAYDTPHAVLELPTQAYPAGGGQKGGLQWLGKPGHMINTATGTVDSWTNPEFLPARTGQPWPEVYQRQATSVRRIDDCVGDILQLLADLHIDSQTLVVFSSDNGPETESMLPGQPFTPEFFRSYAPFDGIKRDLWEGGSRVPTIARWPAHIPAGRVVAEPSAQWDWLPTFAVAAGMPPPARADGISLLPALAGIKHPSSTRALYFEYFVTGTTPGYADFDPSHRNRHRNQMQAVRLGDLIGVRYDVKTPADPFEIYDLTSDPRETRNLANNPENAAMQARLHAIALGSRRPDPAAPRPYDSALIPAVDASAPRQGLEWNAYKGDFPWLPDFNALKPVASGRASRADPDAGEITDGDGVLFTGFLKVPEDGEYTFHLASNSKALLRLHDATVIDADYGYESGAEKSATVRLAAGLHPIRLSCLRSALGLSRFRLKWSGPGFSSQTIPDSTWCTP, from the coding sequence ATGAGATTGCTCCGCAGCGCCGGGGTCCTCCTTGGCATTCTGCTTTTCCTCGGCGCTCATGCCGCGGATCGCCCGAACATCATCTTCATCCTGACTGACGATCTCGGCTACGGGGACCTCAGCTGTTTCGGACAAACACGATTCAAGACCTCAGCCCTCGATCGCATGGCGGCCGAAGGCACCCGGTTGACAAACCACTACGCCGGCGCCCCCGTCTGCGCACCCTCCCGCGCCTCCCTGCTCCTCGGCGTCCATCAGGGCCATGCCAATGTTCGCGACAACCAGTTCGACAAGGCCCTGGAGAACAACCACACACTCGCCACCGTTCTCCGTCAGGCGGGCTACGCAACGATGGCGATCGGCAAGTGGGGGCTCCACGGCCAGCCCGTCGGTGGCGGCCCGACCGGCGCCGATCCCCACGCGCCCGCCCATCCGCTCAACCGGGGCTTCGATCACTTCTATGGTGTGCTTCGCCACATCGACGGACACGAACACTACCCGAAGGAAGCTCCCTACTTTGCAGCCAAGGCGAAAGTCCGTGGTCCGGTTTTCGTCTGGGACGACCGAACCGACGTCAGGTCCGACCTCGACCGTTGTTACACAACCGATCTCTTCACGGCCCGGGCGAAAAAATACATCAGCGAGCACGCGGCCGCGTCACGCGAGAAACCGTTCTTTCTCTACCTCGCGTACGACACGCCACATGCGGTGCTCGAACTGCCGACTCAGGCCTACCCCGCGGGCGGCGGACAGAAGGGAGGGCTTCAATGGCTGGGCAAGCCCGGCCACATGATCAACACGGCCACCGGCACAGTGGACTCGTGGACCAATCCTGAATTTCTCCCTGCCCGCACAGGGCAACCGTGGCCTGAGGTTTATCAGCGCCAGGCCACAAGCGTGCGCAGGATCGATGACTGTGTCGGGGATATTCTGCAGCTTCTCGCTGACCTCCACATCGACTCTCAAACGCTGGTGGTGTTCTCGTCCGACAACGGTCCCGAGACGGAATCCATGCTGCCCGGGCAGCCCTTCACGCCGGAGTTTTTCCGCAGCTACGCTCCCTTCGACGGCATCAAGCGCGACCTCTGGGAAGGCGGTTCGCGCGTGCCCACGATCGCGCGCTGGCCAGCCCACATTCCAGCGGGGCGGGTCGTTGCGGAACCGAGCGCGCAATGGGACTGGCTGCCCACCTTTGCCGTGGCAGCGGGGATGCCTCCGCCTGCGCGAGCCGATGGCATTTCGCTCCTGCCCGCGCTCGCGGGTATCAAACACCCAAGTTCAACCCGCGCGCTCTATTTCGAGTACTTCGTCACCGGCACCACGCCCGGCTACGCGGACTTTGATCCTTCGCACCGCAACCGCCACCGCAATCAAATGCAGGCTGTCCGGCTGGGCGATCTGATCGGAGTCCGCTACGACGTGAAGACCCCGGCCGATCCGTTCGAGATATACGACCTCACCTCGGATCCCAGGGAAACCAGGAATCTCGCCAACAATCCCGAAAACGCGGCCATGCAGGCGCGCCTGCATGCGATTGCGCTGGGTTCGCGACGTCCCGACCCCGCTGCACCTCGGCCCTACGATTCCGCACTCATTCCTGCAGTCGACGCTTCAGCGCCGCGTCAGGGACTGGAATGGAATGCGTACAAAGGCGACTTTCCCTGGCTGCCCGATTTCAATGCATTGAAGCCCGTGGCATCCGGACGCGCGTCCCGCGCCGATCCTGATGCTGGAGAAATCACCGATGGGGACGGCGTGCTGTTCACGGGATTTCTAAAGGTTCCGGAAGACGGCGAGTACACCTTTCACCTCGCATCAAACAGCAAGGCGCTGCTGCGTCTGCACGACGCGACCGTCATCGACGCCGACTACGGCTATGAATCAGGTGCGGAAAAGAGCGCGACGGTTCGTCTTGCGGCCGGCCTCCACCCCATCCGCCTTTCCTGCCTGCGCAGCGCCCTTGGCCTCTCGCGGTTTCGGCTGAAGTGGAGCGGCCCAGGCTTTTCCTCGCAGACCATTCCCGACTCGACCTGGTGTACGCCTTGA
- a CDS encoding SRPBCC family protein, translating into MSAKTHTIRLHRVMRSSPEKIYKAFLDADALAKWLPPFGFTCKVHSIDPKVGGSFRMSFTNFGTGHGHSFGGRYLELVPGEKLRYTDTFDDPNLPGEIVVTVALKKVLCGTDVSIEQAGVPAVIPAEMCYLGWQESLVQLANLTEPDIPNG; encoded by the coding sequence ATGTCCGCAAAAACTCACACCATCCGCCTGCACCGCGTCATGCGCTCGAGTCCCGAGAAGATCTACAAGGCCTTCCTCGATGCCGATGCACTCGCCAAATGGCTTCCTCCCTTTGGCTTCACCTGCAAGGTTCATTCGATCGATCCCAAGGTCGGCGGCAGCTTCCGGATGTCATTCACCAACTTTGGCACCGGCCATGGCCACTCATTCGGCGGACGGTACCTGGAACTCGTCCCGGGTGAGAAACTCCGCTACACCGACACCTTCGACGACCCGAATCTTCCCGGTGAAATAGTTGTCACAGTGGCGCTCAAGAAGGTGTTGTGCGGCACTGACGTGAGCATCGAACAGGCGGGAGTGCCCGCGGTGATACCGGCGGAAATGTGTTATCTTGGCTGGCAGGAATCACTCGTGCAGCTCGCCAATCTCACGGAGCCCGACATTCCGAACGGCTGA
- a CDS encoding sigma factor, ECF subfamily protein, whose amino-acid sequence MPDPVISATDLPRPPPAGAQPAQLVEHFFRHETGRLHGALVRLLGVHNLSLAEDITQEAMLRALRTWSMGGIPPNPSAWITQVAMNLARDHLRHHRMAFGKEQAIITHHEQTIPRPAVAGDSAHAISDDTLRLMFVCCHPSIAPDAQVILALKVLCGFGTSEIARAFLSSEAAIEKQITRTKQRIHDAGIGFDVPEGEDLTPRLNGVLASIYLLFNEGHKATAGDNLLREELCHEAMRLLSLLLAHPAGKVPRAHALMALMLLTAARFPSRLDEHGALLRLHDQDRSKWDHRMIEQGLLHLAAAADGTDLSEYHLQAGIAAIHCLAPDYASTDWARILRHYDELQRIKPSPIVALNRAVAVAHLHGPQAGLDAIEGIPGREKIESHYLYHAVRGELHWRLKDESAAAACFRRALALAHVGPEQTYLTRMLERSVDDATSSAS is encoded by the coding sequence ATGCCAGACCCAGTGATTTCCGCGACGGATCTGCCGCGCCCGCCGCCGGCGGGCGCCCAACCGGCGCAACTCGTCGAGCATTTCTTCCGGCACGAAACCGGGCGTCTTCACGGGGCGTTGGTACGCCTGCTGGGCGTGCACAACCTGTCCCTAGCCGAGGACATCACCCAGGAGGCAATGCTGCGTGCATTGCGGACTTGGTCAATGGGCGGCATTCCGCCCAATCCTTCCGCCTGGATCACTCAGGTGGCAATGAATCTGGCGAGAGACCACCTGCGCCACCACCGCATGGCGTTCGGAAAGGAACAGGCCATCATCACCCACCACGAGCAGACAATCCCACGCCCGGCGGTCGCGGGGGATTCCGCGCACGCAATCAGCGACGACACCCTGAGGCTCATGTTCGTTTGCTGTCATCCATCCATCGCTCCCGACGCACAGGTCATTCTCGCCCTGAAGGTGCTCTGCGGTTTCGGCACCTCCGAAATCGCCCGCGCCTTTCTCAGCAGCGAGGCCGCGATCGAAAAGCAGATCACCCGCACAAAACAACGCATCCATGATGCAGGCATCGGCTTCGACGTACCGGAAGGCGAGGACCTCACGCCGCGACTGAACGGCGTGCTGGCGTCCATTTATCTGCTTTTCAACGAAGGTCACAAGGCCACCGCCGGCGACAACCTTCTGCGTGAGGAGCTCTGTCACGAGGCCATGCGCCTGCTGTCCCTGCTCCTCGCTCACCCCGCGGGCAAGGTGCCTCGCGCACACGCATTGATGGCCCTGATGCTGCTGACGGCGGCCCGTTTCCCCTCCCGCCTCGACGAACACGGCGCGCTGCTGCGGCTGCATGACCAGGACCGTTCGAAATGGGACCACCGCATGATCGAGCAAGGCCTGCTGCACCTTGCCGCGGCAGCCGATGGCACCGACCTGAGCGAATACCACCTTCAGGCCGGCATCGCCGCCATTCACTGCCTTGCACCTGATTACGCCTCGACCGACTGGGCCCGCATCCTGCGCCATTACGACGAACTCCAGCGCATCAAGCCTTCACCCATCGTCGCGCTGAATCGCGCCGTCGCTGTCGCCCACCTGCATGGCCCGCAGGCGGGGCTCGACGCCATTGAAGGTATTCCCGGCCGCGAGAAAATCGAGTCGCACTACCTGTACCACGCCGTCCGGGGCGAACTCCATTGGCGCCTCAAAGACGAGTCCGCCGCGGCCGCCTGTTTTCGCCGCGCCCTCGCCCTCGCCCATGTGGGACCTGAACAAACCTACCTTACACGCATGCTCGAACGATCCGTCGACGACGCCACGTCGTCCGCGAGTTAG
- a CDS encoding DUF899 domain-containing protein: protein MSSQKSLNSRTATPVQWLAARRALLREEKKLTRLQDRIAERRRKLPWVRVDKEYTFASSRRRVTLSDLFTNRSQLIVQHFMFGPGWKEGCPSCSFMMDHFVSTTTHLAARDVSFAAISHAPISEILPFKKRMGWNVNWVSSHGTDFNFDYHVSFDPKLAASGRVYYNFAQQEVRDAEEMPGISVFARGDDGAIYHTYSTYFRGVEVIFATYHLLDLVPKGRDEEGMNGMEWLRHHDRYKHELAKV, encoded by the coding sequence ATGTCCTCTCAGAAGTCCCTTAATTCAAGAACAGCCACCCCGGTGCAGTGGCTTGCCGCCCGTCGCGCGCTTTTACGCGAAGAGAAAAAGCTCACCCGCCTGCAGGACAGGATCGCCGAGCGCCGCCGCAAGCTTCCGTGGGTGAGAGTCGACAAGGAATACACATTCGCATCCTCCAGAAGGCGCGTCACTCTCTCGGACTTGTTCACGAACCGAAGCCAGTTGATCGTCCAGCATTTCATGTTTGGGCCTGGCTGGAAGGAAGGGTGTCCGAGTTGCTCGTTCATGATGGATCATTTCGTTTCCACGACTACGCATCTGGCCGCCCGGGATGTGTCGTTTGCGGCCATTTCCCATGCGCCGATTTCTGAAATCCTGCCGTTCAAGAAACGCATGGGGTGGAATGTAAACTGGGTCTCATCGCATGGCACTGATTTCAATTTTGACTATCATGTGTCGTTTGATCCGAAGCTGGCCGCCTCTGGTAGGGTGTACTACAACTTCGCGCAGCAGGAGGTGCGCGACGCCGAGGAAATGCCCGGGATTAGTGTCTTTGCACGAGGTGACGACGGCGCGATCTATCACACCTACTCCACCTATTTCCGCGGCGTGGAGGTCATATTCGCCACCTACCACCTGCTTGATCTTGTTCCGAAAGGACGCGACGAGGAGGGCATGAACGGCATGGAATGGCTGCGCCACCATGACAGGTACAAGCATGAGTTGGCCAAGGTGTGA
- a CDS encoding sulfatase, translating to MKYRLSLLACLLGATAFAAERPNILFIFSDDHAHHAISAYGSKVNQTPNIDRLAKEGARFTNSFVTNSICTPSRATLLTGQYSHLNGVPVFNRFDGSRDTFAKHLQAAGYHTGIIGKWHLGSDPTGFDRWIVLVGQGKYHDPTFVIPGGEVTIKGHCTDVTTDLGLEWLRTRPKDKPFLLMLHQKAPHRPWEPDERNKALFKNRVIPEPETLWDDYATRPTALPENEQTVARDLTRLDLKMEPPADLKGAERNAWLHTKPIEVTVNGKVLTGRELVRWKYQRYMQDYLACVQGVDDGVGRVLDYLDKTGLSKNTIVIYSADNGWYLGDLGLYDKRFMYEPGLRVPLLVRGPGIKAGSLPSQFVANIDLAPTFMELAGLPIPASMQGHSLVPLLHGEKPAAWRTSVYYRYYHDPGHHNTRAHLGVRTATHKLVYYWKQNAYEMFDLTRDPNEQHNLLFNPEEARQPAIAAKFAELKGEIARLQKEFKDDGQYADSADWPKGGVDGPPNPKDHPSIGVKSVGEAIAATSSR from the coding sequence ATGAAATACCGACTGTCCCTGCTCGCCTGCCTCCTTGGCGCGACGGCCTTCGCCGCCGAACGTCCCAACATCCTGTTCATTTTCTCCGACGACCACGCCCACCACGCGATTTCCGCGTATGGATCGAAGGTGAACCAGACGCCGAACATCGACCGGCTCGCGAAGGAGGGGGCGCGCTTCACAAACTCGTTTGTCACCAATTCGATCTGCACACCCAGCCGGGCCACGCTGCTGACGGGCCAGTACTCCCATCTCAACGGTGTGCCTGTTTTCAATCGCTTCGACGGCTCGCGCGACACATTCGCCAAGCATCTCCAGGCCGCCGGTTATCACACGGGAATTATCGGCAAATGGCATCTCGGCTCCGATCCCACGGGCTTCGACCGCTGGATCGTGCTCGTCGGTCAGGGCAAATATCACGATCCCACATTCGTGATTCCCGGGGGGGAGGTCACCATCAAGGGCCACTGCACGGATGTCACCACCGACCTCGGGCTTGAATGGCTTCGCACGCGTCCAAAGGACAAGCCCTTCCTCCTCATGTTGCACCAGAAGGCACCCCACCGCCCGTGGGAACCTGACGAGCGCAACAAGGCGCTCTTCAAGAACCGCGTCATTCCCGAGCCGGAGACATTGTGGGACGACTACGCCACGCGGCCCACCGCGCTTCCCGAGAACGAGCAGACGGTTGCCCGCGATCTGACCCGCCTCGACCTGAAAATGGAGCCACCCGCCGACCTCAAGGGCGCGGAACGCAACGCCTGGCTGCACACCAAACCGATTGAGGTCACCGTGAACGGAAAAGTACTCACGGGCCGCGAGCTGGTGCGCTGGAAATACCAGCGTTACATGCAGGACTACCTCGCCTGCGTGCAGGGCGTGGACGACGGGGTCGGCCGCGTGCTCGACTACCTGGACAAGACCGGGCTCTCAAAAAACACCATTGTCATCTATTCCGCCGACAATGGCTGGTACCTCGGCGATCTTGGTCTCTACGACAAGCGCTTCATGTACGAGCCAGGTCTTCGTGTTCCCCTCCTGGTGCGCGGACCCGGCATCAAGGCTGGAAGCCTGCCCTCGCAATTTGTCGCCAACATAGATCTTGCGCCAACGTTCATGGAACTCGCCGGTCTTCCGATTCCCGCATCGATGCAGGGGCATTCCCTTGTGCCGCTGCTGCACGGAGAAAAGCCCGCTGCCTGGCGCACCTCCGTCTACTACCGCTACTATCACGATCCCGGCCACCACAACACACGCGCCCACCTCGGCGTGCGCACGGCCACGCACAAGCTGGTCTATTACTGGAAACAGAACGCCTACGAAATGTTTGACCTCACAAGGGATCCGAACGAGCAGCACAATCTGCTGTTCAATCCTGAAGAGGCCAGGCAGCCGGCGATCGCCGCCAAGTTTGCGGAACTCAAGGGAGAGATCGCGCGCCTTCAAAAGGAATTCAAGGACGACGGCCAGTACGCCGACAGCGCCGACTGGCCCAAGGGCGGCGTCGACGGCCCGCCGAATCCCAAGGACCATCCATCGATCGGTGTGAAGAGCGTCGGGGAAGCCATTGCCGCAACGAGCTCCAGATAG
- a CDS encoding arylsulfatase — translation MRLRHLTSTLTLLLASAAIAADRPNIVLILSDDVGYGDLGCYGATHVRTPNLDRLARDGARFTDAHATASVCTPTRFALLTGKYAWRVPGTGIAPGDSPLLISPETPTIASALKSAGYSTGIIGKWHLGLGATTPDFNTDLKPGPVELGFDYAFFIPATGDRVPCVFVQNHRVIDLEPTDPITVSYKGRIGNEPIGSEHQDWLKIKGDASHSDAIVNGISRIGFMTGGHRAQWVDETIADTLARQAVTFLERQKADKPFFLLLTPHDIHEPMVPNPRFRGTSDCGWRGDVIHQLDWTVGEVLGTLDRLGLAKNTLVIFSSDNGGAVKNTYDDGTNALHDRQKPNGILRGQKGQLYEGGHRVPFLARWPGHIRAGRESSALLALVDLFPTFVDLVGGRLSTGAAPDGINLKSTLLLEAGATPRPPLVLQGNRTVYFALRDGNWKLVQTAKGPELYDLANDLEETHNLAAAEPERVKSLTAKLVAERERALQ, via the coding sequence ATGCGCCTGCGACATCTGACTTCAACCCTCACACTTCTACTCGCAAGCGCAGCCATCGCCGCGGACCGTCCCAATATCGTCCTGATCCTCTCCGATGACGTCGGCTACGGCGACCTCGGCTGCTACGGCGCCACCCACGTTCGCACGCCCAACCTCGACCGGCTCGCCCGCGATGGCGCACGATTCACCGACGCGCATGCGACGGCCTCCGTCTGCACACCAACACGCTTCGCGCTGCTCACAGGGAAATATGCCTGGCGCGTGCCCGGCACGGGCATCGCTCCCGGCGACTCTCCGCTGCTCATTTCTCCGGAGACTCCAACGATCGCCTCCGCACTGAAGTCCGCAGGATACTCAACCGGCATCATCGGAAAATGGCATCTGGGGCTCGGCGCCACCACCCCGGACTTCAACACCGATCTGAAGCCGGGCCCGGTCGAGCTCGGGTTCGACTACGCGTTCTTCATTCCCGCCACCGGTGACCGCGTGCCCTGCGTTTTCGTGCAGAATCATCGCGTCATCGACCTCGAGCCCACCGACCCCATCACCGTCAGCTACAAGGGCCGCATCGGCAACGAGCCCATCGGCAGCGAGCATCAGGACTGGCTCAAGATCAAGGGCGACGCCTCGCATTCCGACGCCATTGTCAACGGCATCAGCCGCATCGGATTCATGACGGGCGGCCACCGCGCCCAATGGGTCGATGAAACGATCGCCGACACCCTCGCCCGACAGGCTGTCACCTTCCTCGAACGCCAAAAAGCGGACAAGCCCTTCTTTCTTCTGCTCACGCCACATGACATCCATGAACCCATGGTGCCAAACCCTCGCTTTCGAGGCACAAGCGACTGCGGCTGGCGGGGCGATGTCATCCATCAGCTCGACTGGACCGTCGGAGAGGTGCTTGGAACTCTCGACCGCCTCGGACTGGCGAAGAACACGCTCGTGATTTTCTCCTCGGACAACGGCGGTGCCGTCAAAAACACCTATGACGACGGGACAAATGCACTGCACGACAGACAGAAGCCCAATGGCATCCTGCGCGGACAAAAGGGTCAGCTCTACGAGGGAGGCCATCGCGTGCCCTTCCTCGCGCGCTGGCCCGGCCACATTCGCGCCGGACGCGAATCCTCCGCGCTCCTCGCCCTGGTCGACTTGTTCCCCACGTTTGTAGATCTGGTGGGCGGCAGGCTCTCAACCGGCGCTGCGCCTGATGGAATCAATCTCAAATCCACTCTCCTGCTGGAAGCAGGAGCCACGCCCAGGCCGCCGCTTGTTCTCCAGGGCAATCGCACGGTGTACTTTGCGCTCCGCGACGGCAACTGGAAGCTGGTTCAAACCGCAAAGGGACCTGAACTCTACGACCTCGCAAACGATCTCGAGGAAACGCACAATCTCGCCGCCGCGGAACCGGAGCGCGTCAAGTCGCTGACCGCAAAGCTGGTCGCCGAACGCGAACGCGCCCTGCAATGA
- a CDS encoding DUF1428 domain-containing protein, whose product MPKYVDGFVIPVRKQKLKEYFALARKASKVFRELGALEYKECVGDDLAISFALAFPKGIRAKPGETVVFSYIVYKSRAHRDKVNAAFMKDPRVAAMCDPKKAPFDCKRMLYGGFKAVVDA is encoded by the coding sequence ATGCCAAAGTATGTCGATGGATTTGTCATCCCTGTCAGGAAGCAAAAACTGAAGGAGTATTTCGCCCTGGCCAGGAAGGCGTCCAAGGTGTTCCGCGAACTTGGCGCGCTCGAATACAAGGAGTGTGTTGGCGACGATCTTGCCATCAGTTTCGCCCTGGCGTTTCCAAAGGGCATCCGCGCAAAGCCCGGCGAGACCGTTGTCTTTTCCTACATCGTGTACAAGTCGCGCGCCCATCGCGACAAGGTGAACGCGGCCTTCATGAAGGATCCGCGCGTGGCCGCGATGTGCGATCCGAAGAAGGCGCCGTTTGACTGCAAACGCATGCTCTACGGCGGCTTCAAGGCCGTCGTCGACGCCTGA
- a CDS encoding ROK family protein, producing the protein MNWIGFDIGGTRIKGGILDDAGRILARSVEDTQARQSLRALERQLDKLVSRLLQEAPGDIGGIGAAITGPVNPAVGCVYLPGKIRGLDRHRTVPFLRQRWKVPVTADNDGRLACLAEWRAGAGRGCANLVVFTLGTGIGSGVVLDGRLLTDRHFQRGTQCGHMIIDINGPRCLTGPRGTGESLASVTALVQSVRDHLARGLPSSLGKKPPHEIVFIDIARAVRRKDPVITDIFDRWLDRFAAVVLNAYYAYTPDLIVLAGGPMHAAGVILPRLEATLNAAAFRVPPDHPIPIRAARFIDDAGWIGAALRGRDFAIESKTPA; encoded by the coding sequence ATGAACTGGATCGGCTTCGACATAGGCGGGACTCGCATCAAGGGCGGCATCCTTGACGATGCCGGCCGGATTCTTGCGCGTTCTGTGGAGGACACGCAGGCCAGGCAGTCGCTGCGGGCTCTTGAGCGCCAGCTCGACAAACTCGTTTCCCGGCTGCTCCAGGAGGCACCAGGGGACATCGGCGGCATTGGCGCTGCGATCACCGGTCCGGTCAATCCCGCGGTCGGATGCGTCTATCTTCCGGGAAAGATCCGCGGGCTCGACCGCCACCGCACCGTCCCGTTTCTCCGCCAGCGATGGAAAGTGCCCGTGACCGCCGACAATGACGGACGTCTTGCCTGCCTCGCCGAATGGCGCGCGGGCGCGGGGCGCGGATGCGCCAATCTCGTGGTCTTCACACTCGGCACGGGCATCGGATCGGGAGTGGTGCTCGATGGCCGCCTCCTGACCGACCGGCATTTTCAGCGAGGCACGCAGTGCGGTCACATGATCATCGACATCAACGGACCGCGCTGCCTCACCGGCCCTCGCGGCACCGGCGAAAGCCTCGCCTCCGTCACGGCGCTTGTGCAGTCCGTGCGCGACCACCTCGCCCGTGGCCTGCCCTCCTCGCTTGGGAAAAAGCCGCCGCACGAAATCGTGTTCATCGACATCGCCCGCGCCGTGCGGCGCAAGGATCCGGTCATCACCGACATCTTTGATCGCTGGCTCGATCGTTTCGCAGCGGTTGTGCTCAACGCCTACTATGCCTACACGCCGGACCTGATCGTGCTCGCCGGCGGTCCCATGCACGCGGCCGGCGTCATCCTGCCGCGACTCGAGGCCACCCTGAACGCCGCGGCTTTCCGCGTGCCTCCCGACCACCCGATTCCAATTCGCGCTGCGCGATTCATCGACGACGCCGGCTGGATAGGGGCGGCTCTCAGAGGCCGCGACTTCGCCATCGAATCAAAGACTCCCGCATGA